In the genome of Flavobacterium panacagri, one region contains:
- a CDS encoding TlpA family protein disulfide reductase has product MVYDFELPDENNTVFKTVSLKGKWYLIDFWATYCSICIAAFPKLQKIHDLYKDRNFEILAVSVDKDLQQWQNFLKIHDLKWQNLIEKRGIDNSEAVKKYISFTPSNFLISPEGKIVARNISPEDLEKFLKKNLK; this is encoded by the coding sequence ATGGTTTATGATTTTGAATTACCGGATGAAAACAATACTGTATTTAAAACAGTATCTTTAAAAGGGAAATGGTATCTTATAGATTTTTGGGCAACCTATTGTAGTATCTGTATCGCTGCATTTCCTAAATTACAAAAGATTCATGATTTATATAAAGACCGGAATTTTGAAATTTTAGCAGTTTCCGTTGATAAAGATTTGCAACAATGGCAAAATTTCTTGAAAATACATGATCTAAAATGGCAAAATTTGATTGAAAAAAGGGGTATTGACAATAGCGAAGCTGTAAAAAAATATATTTCTTTTACCCCATCAAATTTTTTAATTAGCCCCGAAGGTAAAATAGTTGCAAGAAATATTAGCCCCGAAGATTTAGAAAAATTCCTCAAAAAAAATTTAAAATAA
- a CDS encoding DUF4369 domain-containing protein, translating into MKKETYIIILFFFINLIQAQKKSPDYFTLKGVLKNNYKGYLYVSYDDKNDSCLVENNKFSFKGHIKGNMTNVFFWLRDKPCIMKKEFFLENKNVKIDLAFYEEIQDRDTTVIFHATSIVGTKTALIQNDYERFVASNLFAKDRDQNLYRKLNTMAVKNPKNYYVATLIEEMCWDSTLDKNQLKKYIVN; encoded by the coding sequence ATGAAAAAAGAAACCTATATTATTATCCTATTTTTTTTTATTAATCTAATTCAGGCACAAAAGAAAAGTCCAGATTATTTTACATTAAAGGGCGTTTTAAAAAATAATTACAAAGGGTATTTATACGTTTCTTATGATGATAAAAATGATAGCTGTTTAGTAGAAAACAATAAATTTTCTTTCAAAGGGCATATAAAAGGTAACATGACAAATGTATTTTTTTGGTTGAGAGATAAACCTTGCATAATGAAAAAAGAATTTTTTCTCGAAAATAAAAACGTTAAAATCGACTTAGCTTTTTATGAAGAAATCCAAGACAGAGATACGACAGTTATTTTTCATGCAACTTCAATTGTGGGTACAAAAACAGCTCTGATACAGAACGATTATGAAAGATTTGTTGCTAGTAATTTATTTGCTAAAGATCGGGATCAAAATTTATACAGAAAGCTAAACACAATGGCAGTTAAAAATCCAAAAAATTATTATGTGGCTACTTTAATTGAGGAAATGTGTTGGGATAGTACATTGGATAAGAATCAATTAAAAAAATATATAGTAAATTAG